A genome region from Nocardia sp. NBC_00565 includes the following:
- a CDS encoding SRPBCC domain-containing protein yields MSEDRIERETLINASLERVWSLVAEPGFWVGDEASVSGTVAVEGTSIVAKNAEYGDFPVRVEKVDPPKYLAYRWASAFPGEELRDDNSTLIEFTLTEEGGQVRLRVVESGFAALAGSEELRSKAVQDNSGGWPQVFDALRKRAEQPS; encoded by the coding sequence ATGAGCGAAGACCGGATCGAACGGGAAACCCTGATCAACGCATCCCTCGAACGGGTGTGGTCACTGGTGGCCGAACCCGGATTCTGGGTGGGCGACGAGGCGAGCGTCTCCGGCACCGTGGCGGTCGAGGGCACCTCGATCGTCGCGAAAAACGCCGAGTACGGCGACTTTCCGGTGCGCGTCGAGAAGGTCGATCCGCCGAAGTACCTGGCCTACCGCTGGGCCAGCGCATTTCCGGGTGAAGAGCTGCGCGACGACAACAGCACGCTGATCGAGTTCACGCTGACCGAGGAGGGTGGCCAGGTGCGTCTGCGCGTGGTCGAGAGCGGGTTCGCCGCGCTGGCCGGATCCGAGGAACTGCGCTCGAAGGCGGTACAGGACAACAGCGGCGGCTGGCCTCAGGTGTTCGACGCGTTGCGGAAGCGCGCCGAACAGCCGTCCTAG
- a CDS encoding glycoside hydrolase family 130 protein translates to MADLVRRSATVLLPDARRVLARLFLPGQEILGQGISRAEAIIDRVLALADADILAGLASVRTRFGDRHRDIDATFAEHAALVEHLLPRTATLTPERRQLIGAYFTQEYAVEAAALFNPSIVAHPDQSGLAAGELRFVMSMRALGEGHLSSIEFRTGVLAQHDSLRFDEPSPFLDIGRVAASTAGDYTVTFPADRPLSERVIFPQTSAESRGIEDARLTRFTEVDGAVTYYATYTAFDGAHIAPRLLRTNDFDTFVSARLAGSGAEDKGMALFPRRVDNRYLMLSRWDRESISVVSSADTRVWRAPVTVYRPTQPWELIQLGNCGPPIETPDGWLVLTHGVGPMRTYGIGAILLDLDDPTRLIGALREPLLTPIEDERDGYVPNVTYSCGALVHRNTLVLPYGCSDSAIRFAFIDLSALRRQLLA, encoded by the coding sequence GTGGCCGATCTCGTCCGGCGCAGCGCCACGGTGCTGTTGCCGGACGCCCGCCGCGTCCTGGCCAGGCTGTTCCTGCCCGGCCAAGAGATTCTCGGACAAGGGATCTCGCGCGCCGAGGCCATCATCGACCGGGTGCTCGCACTCGCCGACGCGGATATACTGGCCGGCCTGGCTTCCGTGCGAACTCGGTTCGGCGACCGCCACCGCGATATCGACGCGACGTTCGCCGAGCACGCGGCGCTCGTCGAACATCTGCTGCCGCGCACGGCGACGCTGACGCCCGAGCGCCGACAGCTCATCGGCGCGTATTTCACCCAGGAGTACGCGGTCGAAGCCGCGGCGCTGTTCAACCCGTCGATCGTCGCGCACCCGGACCAATCCGGCCTGGCCGCGGGCGAACTGCGGTTCGTCATGAGCATGCGAGCCCTCGGCGAAGGTCATCTCTCCAGCATCGAATTCCGAACCGGCGTGCTCGCCCAACACGATTCGCTGCGCTTCGACGAGCCGTCGCCCTTTCTGGATATCGGCCGGGTCGCCGCGTCGACGGCGGGCGATTACACCGTGACCTTTCCCGCCGATCGTCCGCTATCGGAGCGCGTGATCTTTCCCCAGACCTCCGCCGAGAGCCGCGGCATCGAGGACGCGCGGCTGACCCGGTTCACCGAGGTGGACGGGGCGGTGACGTACTACGCCACCTATACCGCCTTCGACGGCGCCCATATCGCGCCACGTCTGTTGCGCACCAACGATTTCGACACGTTTGTCAGCGCCCGGCTGGCCGGGTCCGGCGCCGAAGACAAAGGGATGGCACTGTTTCCGCGACGCGTCGACAACCGCTACCTGATGCTCTCGCGGTGGGACCGGGAAAGCATCAGCGTGGTCAGCTCGGCCGACACCCGCGTATGGCGTGCCCCGGTCACCGTCTATCGACCGACCCAACCGTGGGAGCTGATCCAACTCGGCAACTGCGGTCCGCCGATCGAGACACCCGACGGCTGGCTGGTGCTGACCCACGGCGTAGGTCCGATGCGCACCTACGGCATCGGCGCGATCCTGCTCGACCTCGACGATCCGACTCGACTCATCGGCGCACTCCGCGAACCTCTGCTGACCCCCATCGAAGACGAACGCGACGGTTACGTACCCAACGTCACGTACTCGTGCGGCGCGCTCGTCCATCGGAATACCCTGGTCCTGCCCTACGGCTGCAGCGACTCCGCCATCAGATTCGCCTTCATCGACCTGAGCGCGCTGCGGCGACAACTCCTCGCGTAG